In Leptolyngbya sp. NIES-2104, the genomic window CTGGACGATACCTGCCGATGAAGCTGTTAGGAAAAGGCGGATTCGGGGCGGCATTTTTGGCACGCGATCGCTACACTCCAGGATTCAGACAGTGTGTGGTCAAACAGTTTCAGCCTTCTGGTAATCTAAGTTCTACTCAACTTAAAATCGCTCAGGATCTGTTTGAGCGAGAAGCCGAAGTTTTAGAACAATTAGGGCGTGAACATCCACAAATCCCCGATTTGTTTGCATTCTTTGAACTCACAGTTCCAAATTCTCAGAACGGAAAAGACGAAAAGTTTTTCTATCTCGTTCAAGAATATATCGACGGACAAACGCTCGAAGAAGAACTCGCACAAACCGGAAAATTTCCAGAAACAGAAATTCAAAAAGTGCTGGAACAAGTTCTAAAAATTCTGGACTTTGTTCACGAAAACGGTTCCATTCACCGAGATATTAAACCCTCAAATATTATTCGACACAAAAACGGGCGATTTTATCTACTCGATTTTGGTGCAGTGAAATTTGTCACCAAAGCGGTTGGACAGCCTCAGAATTCAACCGGAATCTATTCAGCCGGATTCGCACCACCCGAACAAATGTCAGGCGGTCAAGTGTTGCCCTGCAGCGATTTGTATGCGTTGGCAGTAACGTGCTTGATGTTTTTAACGAACAAGCTGCCGCAAGAATTGTTCGATAGTTATAACAACACTTGGAAATGGCGAAATTATGCCCAAGTAAATTCGCAATTAGCAGATGTCCTCGATCGTATGTTGCTTTATGCGCCCGCCGATCGCTATCAATCTGCGACAGAAGTTTTAGACGCGCTCACTCCAAAACCCGTTGTGACTCCGCCGCCAATCAATCCACCGCCGCAGAAAGTAAAGGCGCGTCCTACGATGCCGCAGTTTTCAACGATCGAACTGCTCAGTAGTGCATTATTTACCGGATTCGAGAGCGGAATTATCGCGATCGCGCTTGTAAGTTTACTTGGAACGACTTTGATTAGTGCCGGATTTTGGTTTGTGCTAGTTGGCATTCTGATCGGGGCACAATTGGCACGATTTATCGAAAAAGTTGATTTCTTAATTCTGGCGGTAATTTCTCTCTTAGTCGTAGGATTTGTGGGACAACTGAACTGGGCGAGTTGGTTCATTCAAGCTGGACATCCATTTCTGAATATCTTGGTCATTGCTGGATTTACAGGATTATTAGCGCTGGCGATCGCGATTCTATTTCGTCTGATTTATAAACTCATCTCTCGACTTTTATGACCCAGAAAAACGAAACTCCCGCTCTCATTGCGTCGTTGTTGATTACTGGTGGATTGATCGGTGGAGGAATTTGGTGGTTTACGAATCGATCGGGCTTCAATTTGACTCAGATCAACAATTCATCGCCTCAATCTACAGCAACAAACAACGCCAATTCTCAAACTTCCAATACAGATTGGTCAAGCGTTCAGAATGTGCCATCTGGTATTTTTAACTACGGTGGCAGTACCAGTTGGGCACCGATCCGATTAAGTGTGGATTCAGCGTTGCAAGCGGCTCGCCCTGAATTTCGGTTGCGCTATATTGATCCCGCAGGTAGCGCAGCGAGTTCGACTTCTGGAATTCGGATGCTGATCGACGGTCAGATTCAGGTTGCTCAATCGTCGCGTCCGGTGATGACTCAGGAACAACAAGAGGCACAGCAAAAAGGATTTAGTTTAAGAGAAATTCCGATCGCGATTGATGGACTCGCGATCGCGGTCAATCCCTCGCTGAACATTCCTGGTTTAACGTTCGATCAACTCAGAGGCATCTACACCGGACAACTCACGAACTGGAAACAAGTCGGCGGCACTGATTTGCCGATCACTCCTTTTTCTCGCGATGCTAAATCCGGCGGAACAGTCGAACTTTTTATCGAGCAAGTTCTAAACAAACAATCTTTTGCCCCGTCGGTTCAAATCGTTTCAACGACCACGGAAGCTTTGAGAAAACTGGGATCAACTCCGGGTGGAATCTATTTTGCGTCGGCTCCGGAGGTCGTTCCACAATGCACAGTCCGACCGATCCCGATTTCTAGAGGCAGTCAATTTGTTTCACCGTATCAAGAGCCGCTTGCTACTTGTCCGACTCGCAACCAACTGAACACGGGTGCTTTTCAGGATGGAACTTATCCGCTGACTCGCAATTTATCGGTGATTGTGAAACAGAACAATGGCACAGAACAGAAAGCGGGTGAAGCGTATGCGAATTTGTTGCTGAGTGCACCCGCGCAAGATGCGATCGCGAAAGCCGGATTTGTCCGAATTCGTTAAATTCTTTCCTGTGGGGGAGACTCGATCGCGTACGTATCTTCCAAACTAGATTCCATTGAATTTAGGAGTTTCCGATGGCTTCTCCCACTCGTTTGACCGGATTAGATTTAGTCGATTGCGCGAGAGCAAACGCTAAACAAGGAATCGAAACCGCTGCAAATCTCTGTGGTTATGGAACGGATTTAGAAGGATTTCGATCGCAGTTAAAGCAAGCCTGTGATCATATGCGGATCGAGTTTCACGAACTCAGCGATTTGATTAAAGATCAGCCTGTTGCCGTGAGTTTAGATGGGGTGATTGTTGAGCCAGATTCACCGGGAGAATTGTAGGGTTTCTAAAACTACAGCAGTTCGATGAAATTTTTCGCTTCGCAGACAGCGAAGCGAAAAATTTCATCGAACTGACATTAATTCATCGATTTTTGTGTAACAAACGAAAACCTCCCATTCTTGTAAGACAATAGGGGGCTTCCATAAAACTAATTAGTTTATCTACGCCGCAATCACTTGTGCTAAAGGTTGCCAACGGAAATATCGCTCACCACCAACTTCAATCACAACCTTGACACGCGGTTCAATCTTCGGCAGATTCGCTAAATACTCAAGCTCTTGGCTCGACAGAATGTGCCCCTCAATAATCCAGAGCAACAAGCCTTTCGATTTTGGCGGCAACTGTTCGATCTGCGTCGTCACGATCGGCGGAATGAAATAGGTATACCCTACTGCCGCTCCCGATCCCGTACTCTTCTTACCCAAGTGAGCCGGACGAACGCCATGCACTCCGGTCAAATATGCCGCGACATCTCCTAATCCCCGTGCCGTAATGCTGAGCGACTTGTAGCCAGCGGAGCGAATTCGACGACGATACCGACCTTCAAAGCCACCTTCGAGCGGCACATAAGCAGCGATCGCGCCGTGAGTTTCCAGGTCTTTGATCAATTGTCCACCAGTGGTCAAAAGTGCCATGTCGCCCGAACCTTCCTAAATAACGAGAGTGACCAATGCTTTTTCAAGACGCGAAGCATCCATTGATATTCTAATGGGTTATCCCACCGGAAACCTTCAAGAATCTCTATATTGGGTATCAATTACTCACGATTTGCACGACCAGCGATCGGAGTGCGATCGTAAAGGGATGCTCTGGATACTGTAAGCAAAATAATCGGCTACTGCCCGTTTGTGCAACCTCTTTCGTCCACTCAAATACTCCCGCAACCGGAAGCCGATAAGCCCGCTCAACTTGATCTTTCAAACTTTGACTCTGCGATCGATCCGCGACTTGATTCAAAATGACCCGAACCGAACCGCCAAAGCCCTTTAATGCGGTCGCGATCATCGCAGTGCCCTGAAAATCCTGCTGGTCTGGACGCATCACCAGCAAAACGAGATCCGCAACGGTCATCCAGGGCGCGTCGATGCCAGGATAGGTATCAATTAATAAATAATCGAGATCCAATGCTCGAATTAATTGTCGGCTGCCTTGTCTGAGTTGCATTGGATCGTAGCTCTCTTTCAAAGTTTGCGTGAGGACGGGAAGCGTGGCACTGGATGGAACGATGAATAATCGACCTCGATCGCTCAAGAAATGCGTTGCATCGTAAGCGAGTTCTGCGATCGGTTGTCCATTTTGTAAATATGCAGCATTGAAGGTTCGATTCAGAGATTCGCCAGTGATGCCAAATAGTAAGTGCAATCCAGGCGTATACAAGTCCGCATCAATTACGCCTACTCGCGCTCCACGCATGGCGAGCAAGATCGCTAAATTTGCAGTTAAGCTCGACGTTCCCGATCCGCCTCGATAGGCATGAAGAATCACAGTTTTGGGCATCTAAAACCTCAAATGCACAGGATTGACTTATCTCAATGGTTGTGCATTACACATTTTCAGATTAAACAAAATTGCGCTTGATTTCTTCTCCCTATAGGAATGATGAAGACTTCTTTAAACTTGACCTGCCTTTAGAGGGGTGAGATTTCTCGATCTCCAGTTTATTTGTATACAGTATGCCTTTCTACAAATTAGTGATAAAGTACACCGCTTCATTCGCTTGTATACAGGATACTCTTGAAGTAAAAAAGCCATCCCTTGCCCGACGAAACTCATGAATTCAGCGATATCTCTGCATCAGAAAACTCTTTGGCTAATCACGATCGCTTGTACGATTTCAATCGGTAGCCTCTATTACAATCAACCGCTTCTAGCACTGATCAGTACTGATCTTCAGATTTCCGTGTCAGATGTCAGTGCAGTGCCAACTTTGACTCAGATTGGATACGCGATCGGGCTTTTATTATTTGTGCCATTAGGCGATCGCATTGATCGAAGAAAGTTGATCGTGGGACTGAGTGGGCTAAATGCGATCGCGCTCATTCTGGCTGCTCTTTCTCCAAGTTTATTTGGATTGTTAACGGCGAGTTGTGCGATCGGGCTGACCGCAGTGGTTCCTCAGTTGCTAATTCCATTTGCAGCACAGTTAGCGGATGCTGAACAGCGAGGGCGAATCGTAGGAACGGTGATGAGCGGGTTACTCGTTGGAATTATTCTAGGTCGGGTTGCAGGGGGATTGGTTGGCGGCTCGTTGGGTTGGCGATCGATGTTTTGGATTGCAGCCGCGTTGATGATTACATTAGGAATCGTGTTACTTAAACAATTGCCGTTTACGGTTCCTTCAGCGATTAATATTTCATATTTTGGCTTACTACGATCGTTACCGCTGCTGTTGTCGGAACATGCTGCCTTGAGAACGCGATCCATTGCCGGAGCAGTTTTATTTGCATCTTATAGTGGGTTCTGGGCAGTGTTGCCTTTCTTGTTAGAGCGTCCGCCGTTTGAATTTCACAGCGAGGTTGCGGGATTGTTCGGCTTGGTTGGAATGATTAGCGCCACGGCTTCTCCTTGGCTGGGACGAATGACCGATCGAACCAGTCCACGCTTAACGTTGAAGATTGCGATCGGGCTTTTTGCGATCGCGCTTCTGATTCTCTGTCAGTTCTACACCACTCTTTGGGGACTGATCCTAGGCGCGGTCTTACTAGATTTGGGAACGCAAACCGGGCAAATCTCGAATAAAGCAAAAATTTACAGTTTACCGATCGAGTTTCACAATCGTCTCACCACAATCTACATGGTGATCTTCTTTACTGGAGGCGCGATCGGCTCTTGGCTATTCGCTTATGGTTTGCGATTCACAAGTTAATACAATTCTCAATATTTTTAATAATTTTAAGCATCTGGAAGAATGTAAAAAATATACATACAGCACACTACCGCGGTGGTCAATTTGTATTGAAGAAAACAGTTTCATGATTTTCTTGCCGCTATAAGTAGTATCGAACGTACTCAATATACGGTATACGCTTCTCAAAAGATTGCTCGATCGCTTCATGAAGCCCGCTCATTCCTAGTCCATATTCACAATTTGTAAAACAGATCTATCTTGAGAGGAACAAGACTCTTTTGTATACTGCATACCTAAGAGCGAATCAATCTCAATTTGTAAACAGAGCCAAAGTTCAGAGCGCCCGTTCTCGCAAACTATATGATCACTTTTGTATTCGTTTAACTAATTAAAAAGTGTTGTAGCATTCGATACTGTTTGCGTTGTTTCAAATATTGTAAAAGTCTTCAAAGTTCTTAAGACTTTTAATTCTGTACGATGTTTTTAACAATCTTTTATGTAGCTTTTCTTGCAAATAACTAACATCGAAAAATGGAGAAAGATAGTCCTATGGGTAGCTTGTTCCGCCGTCAGTTCAGTGCGATCGCACTGTCGATTCTCCTGAGCTTGATGATCCTCATCGGGTTTCCCGCTCGTGCGGAAGCGATGAAAGCTCTAAAAGCGATCGCATTTGATCCAGGTGCAACCGCTGTGAATGTGGCAGCGATCTACGAAACCACCCCTACCACGCAGAAATCGACGATGAAATCGCTCAAAAGCACGAACAAAGCCCTGAAGAAAGCACCGGGTTTTGCTGGATCTGCAATGCTACAAGGCGATGACGGAACTCGATTCATTGTTCTGTCACAGTGGCAAGATCTCGCGAGTTATCAAGCCGCGATCGCCACTCCAACCGCTGAGAGCAGCAAAGAAACAAACACAGAGAAAGCCACTGCGATCGCGCCCTCTCGCACCGTTGTCTTTGAAATTAGTAAAGCGCAAACCGCTCGTGAAGGACTGGTTCCCGCTGTAAAAGGCAAGCAGGCTGTCGTGGAATTTAGCGAGTTCAAGCTAAAAGCTCCCGAAGATCAGGCAAAGATTGTTGCGAGTGCTGAGAAGCTTATTCCTGCAACTTTACTGAAACAACCAGCGCCCCAGTCCGTTGTGTTGTTGAACAGTACGGATAGCACCGATGTCGCGCTGATGGCGAACTGGAACTGTACGGCTGACTTTGCAGAAGGCGAAAAGCCCGCTGCATTCGATGCGCTCGATGCTGAGGTCGCTGCATTAGTCGATGTCGATGAACATCTGTACAACGTCGTTGGAATCATGCCCGCAGAAGTCAAAAAACCGAAAGAATCCGAAGAATCATAACGGCTCGATCGATGACGGCAATCATTTCCTCTTTCCCTTGCATCCCAGAGAGATCTCGCCATGACTGTTACTCTGCCAGAAAAAGAATCCTTTAGCCTCAGTGCGTTTCTCATTCGCGATAATCCTGCTCGATTTTTGCTGAGTTGGGTTGCTGGATTTGTTGATACTGCTGCGTTTATTGTCTTATTTGGTATCTTTACGGCTCACGTCACCGGAAACATCGCGCTGGCAGGTTCCGCCTTTGCCAGTTCAGAACCCCAAACTACCGCTTTACGGCTTTCGATGCTGCCGATCTTTATGCTGTCGGTAGTTTGTACTTCGTTGTTAGCGCGGCTTGCCCGCAAAAAAGGGTGGGATGTGCTGACGGTGTTGCTCAGTGCTGAAGCGATCGCGCTCGGTTTGTTTATGGTGGTCGGGTTGCAGTATTCTGGAACGCTGATCATTGATGCTCAGAGTGATCTGATTTTTCCGATCGCGGTTTCAGGCGTGATTGCGATGGGGATTCAAAACGCGCTGATGAAGGAAGCGGCTTCTGCGTTTACCGGATATTTTCCAACAACTGTAATGACCGGAAACTTTACGCAGTTCACGATCGATCTCGTTCATTATTTCAGCGCAAAACTATCCGAGCAAACCGAAGAAACGAAGACAGAAGCCGAGGACGCGATCGTCAAAATCAAGCGGGTTGCTCCTTTGTTGGTTGGATTTTTTCTCGGTGGAACGGGCGCGGCTTATTTCGTGCCATCGGCTGAATTCTGGTCTTTATCAATGCCGTTGTTGATTGTCAGCATGATGGCAGTTGCAGCCTATATTCAGGCTGGTGTGAAAGCTCAAAGTGTTTAATAACTGAGGTAATGAAAGGATGAAACGGATTTTAGTGAGTGTATTGGCTTGTGTGATGATGGGGCTGAGTTTTGCGGTAGCTCCGCTGGCTCATGCAATTCCATTATTTGCAGCGGTGGAAGCACCCCCTACAACAACTGATCCTTTAGCAGAGTTGAAAGCGAAGATTGTGCCGCAGCTTGAAGCGATTTTAACTCCAGAGCAGCGCACCCAGCTTGAAGATGCGATCGCGAATGGGACGAGTGTGAAAAAAGCGTTTAAGTCGATCGCGCTCACTCCAGAGCAAAAAGGCAAAGTCGGAATGATGATGAAGTCGGTGCCGAAAGATTACTTTACGTCTCTGACTCCGGCTCAAAAGCGTGAGTTGTTTATGCAGAAGAAAGATTTCTTCATGACGAGCGGTAAGGCGAAAGCAGAAGCGGCGATGCAAGCAGCAAGCGAGAAGGTTGAAGAGGTTACGAAAGCGGCAAGCGGTAAAGTTGATGATGCGGTGAAAGCGGTTCAAGACGTGGTGGATTAGAGTATGTTTTGAAATTTCTCGCTTCGCTTCGACCTCGCCCCGGAATGAAATTTGCGGCGGTTGGACGACGAAGCGAGAAGACTCATCGAACTGACTCTTTTTTCCCAACCACTTCACGGACGCGATAAATCGGACGACCTTGAGATTCGTGATAGGTTCGCATCGAAATTTCAGCTAACAAGCCAAAACTGAAAAGATTTAAACCTGCAAGAAAGAGCACGACCGCAAGAATTAACAGGGGGCGCTGTCCGATTTCTTCACCAAAACCGAGCTTCAAAATTGCGAGATAAAGCCCGATCGACATTCCCGATAACAGCGACACTAATCCAAACAAGCCGAAAACGTGCATCGGACGAGTGAGAAACTTCCGCATGAAGGATACAGTAAGCAAATCCATCACCACGCGGAATGTGCGATCGAGTCCATATTTACTTTTGCCAAACTGCCGTGAATGATGTTTGACCGGAACTTCTGCAATTCGCGCTCCTTCGATAAACGCCAAGGCAGGTAAGAATCGGTGCAATTCTCCATAAAGGTTCATATCGGCAACGAGTTCCGATCGATAAGCTTTCAACGAACAGCCGTAATCGTGCAATCGCACACCCGTCACCTGTCCAATCAGCCAATTCGCAATCTTAGAAGGCAAAACGCGGGTGAGAGAAGCATCCTGTCGATTTTTCCGCCAGCCGCTGACGAGATCGTATCCTTCGTCTAATTTTTCCAACAGCATCGGAATATCGCTCGGATCATTCTGCAAATCGCCATCGAGTGTGATGATCACTTTCCCGATCGCTTGCCCGAATCCGGCTGCCATTGCGGGAGTTTGTCCATAATTTCGCCGCAGAATCACCGCTTTGAGATCGTTCCGAGCGTGTGCCAGTTGTTTCAAGAGCGCATCTGAGCCATCACGAGAGCCATCATCGACGCAGATGATCTCATAGGTGAGCGCGGCATTTCCTAAATGAGTCGCGATCGCATCAATCAATCTGGGAATGCTTTCGACTTCGTTATAGATCGGAACCACGATCGACACATTAGGCTGAAGCGTGGATGCAAGCGCAGTCGATACTCCGTCGGGAATCAAGGGCGAATTCATGAATGGTTCAAATCTAAACGATATGCAATCAGGATTTAGCTTAGAGCATTCGGACGATTTTAAAGCAAATTAAGTTGCAGATTTGTCTTGAGCAATTGCCCCGATCGTTCCTTTGACTGCCCGTAAATAATCACTGGGAGCTAATAAAATCTGCAATCCGCGCATTCCCGCCGAAATCGAAATCACGTCAAATAGCTCGATCAATTCATCAACGTAAACGGGATAGTCTTTTTTGCAGGCAAGAGCCGTTACACCCCCTCGAATATATCCGGTGAGCGGTTGAACTTCTTTGAGCGGAACGGTTTCAATTTTGCGATCGCCCGTTAATTTCGCCAACGCTTTGAGGTCTAGCTGCATATTGCCACCAATGACAGCGAGACAAATCCCGTTTCTGTCTCCCCGTGCAACTAATGTTTTGAACACTTGTTCGGGTGGAAGCCCGATTTTTTGGGCAACGGATTCTGCTGCTAAATTGTCGGGATCGACTTCGTATTCTCTTAGTTCGTAAGCGATTCCTAAGTTGTCTAAGATACGAGCAGCATTCGTTTTCATGGTTGACGATAGTAAATTCTTGAGCGGATTACTAATGGGCTGGGAAATCTACAGACAGTCCTTTACCGCGATCGATCATGACAATTCCTAGACGGTTCGTGCTTCAGACTGGAGCAAGTTTTTTAGTTACGGCAGGGTTTCAAGGCTGTATCCAAACCGCGCAAACTCAGCAATCCACCTTTAAAGTCAGTCAAACGTTAGCAGACCGAGTTCAACGACGCGGATATTTAAAGGTTGCGACCGAAGATGATTATCCACCGTTCGAGTTTTTGGTCAACGGTAAACCGACCGGATTTGATCATGAATTACTAGCGCGATTTCGGCAAGTCGTTCCATTCCAAATTCAGCAAGAGATCATGGCTTGGCAGGGATTGCTTCCCGGAGTCGGTGAGGGTAAATACGATGTCGCGCTCACCGCAGTTGGTGTGACCGACGATCGCGCTAAATTTCTCGACTTTACGATGCCGATTGCAGAATCGACGATCGCTTACATCAAACGCAAAGACGATGCCTCGATTACGGGAGTTAAATCGCTTTCAGGAAAAGTTTTGGGTGTCCAGCAGGGCGGAGTGTCTCAAGCTGCCGTCCCAGATTTAGAAGCCGAACTGAAAAAGCAAGGCGGAACGCTTGGAACAGTGAAACAATATCGAGGATTTTCAGAAGCTTATCAGGATTTGATTAGCAAAAAATTAGATGCTGTTTTGCATAACATTGTGTCGCTCTCGGTGTTGGTGAGTGAGAAACCTGCAATTTTTGAGCTAGGAGAGCGAGTCAGCCGGAAATCCTACGCGGCTTGGGCGGTGAAAAAAGGCGATCGAGAATTATTAGCATTGCTGAATCAATTTTTGCAGCAACAACGCGATCAAGGAGAAATGCGAAAACTTCAGCAAGATTGGTTTAAGTTGACGTTTGACAATCTACCGCAAGAACCGCTTCTGCCAGGAGATCGTCCGATTGCATCATGAAACTAAATCTCCGCAAATTGGCTTCGCGGCAGCGTCCTTTGTCGATGCGATTTCTGATCGGCAGTACGATTTTGATCGTGAGTTGTGGCGCTTATTACAGTTATCAATTAGTGCGGAATACGCTGCTTGAGAGCTTAAAAAAGAATGCGTTTCTCGAACTCGCTCAAGGTCGAGAAAGTCTCGATCGCTGGCTGTCTAACCAGAAAACCCATATCGAAACTCTGGCGAACACGCCTCAAGTCCGATCGATGAATTGGGCGGAAACGGAACCTTACTTAAAAGCAGAAACCTTACGATTTAGTGATCTTTATGCGCTTGCGATCGGCAAGCCTGATGGCTGGCGGAATGTGATCGGCGGTGAGACTGCTTATATTGGCGATCGCGACTATTTCAAGAAAGCGATGGCGGGTATTACCAATGTCAGCGATCCGATGATTAGCCGAGTGAATAACCTACCCGCAATCGCGATCGCTGCACCGATTCGACAAAGTTTTGACACCACGAGTAAACCGATTGGGGAAATTCACAGCGCGGTACGATTAGAGCGAGTTAATCAGGTTGTGAGCAGTGTGAGATATGGTCAATCTAGCTATGCGTTCGCGATCGATTCTCAAGGGCGAATTGTGGCTCATGCGGATCGCTCTTTTAATTTCAGTGAGCAGCAATCTCATGACGACCGACTACTCGCGGTGATTCAGCACATCAGCAAGCATCGAGAAGGCATTGAGCTACTAAGGATGGGTGACCAGAATCAGTATGTTGCTTATCTTCCGCTTCAAGAGGCAAGCTGGTCGGTCGCGCTGGTAATTCCGAGGGAAAATATCGAATCTCAACTGCGATCGCTCGATACAATCGCGCTGATTCTTGCAGGAATGGCGATCGCGCTTTTGATCATTCTGGGGCAGATTCAATCGATCGAACAGCGACACCTGAAGAAATCAAATGAACTGCTAGAGCAGCGAGTCGAAGAGCGAACGGCGGCACTCTCTGACGCACTGTCACAGCTCCAACAATCCCAACTGCGCCTGATTCAAACTGAGAAGATGTCAGCGCTTGGAAATTTAGTTGCGGGAGTAGCTCATGAGATCAATAACCCGGTGAGTTTTATCTATGGCAACATTAACCACGTCAACGAGTATGCTAGAAATCTGCTGCATTTGATTGATTTGTACCAACAGCATTTCCCCGCTGCGTCAGACGCGATTCAGGAGTATTTAGAAGAGATTGATTTTGAATTCGTCGCCAAAGATTTACCGAAAACGTTGACCTCAATGCAGGTGGGAACCGATCGCATCAAAGAGATTGTGTTGTCGCTGCGGAACTTTTC contains:
- a CDS encoding serine/threonine-protein kinase, translating into MQLHCTRPSCARPLNHLADLDDPNVLKSVPQKFCTCCGMPLILAGRYLPMKLLGKGGFGAAFLARDRYTPGFRQCVVKQFQPSGNLSSTQLKIAQDLFEREAEVLEQLGREHPQIPDLFAFFELTVPNSQNGKDEKFFYLVQEYIDGQTLEEELAQTGKFPETEIQKVLEQVLKILDFVHENGSIHRDIKPSNIIRHKNGRFYLLDFGAVKFVTKAVGQPQNSTGIYSAGFAPPEQMSGGQVLPCSDLYALAVTCLMFLTNKLPQELFDSYNNTWKWRNYAQVNSQLADVLDRMLLYAPADRYQSATEVLDALTPKPVVTPPPINPPPQKVKARPTMPQFSTIELLSSALFTGFESGIIAIALVSLLGTTLISAGFWFVLVGILIGAQLARFIEKVDFLILAVISLLVVGFVGQLNWASWFIQAGHPFLNILVIAGFTGLLALAIAILFRLIYKLISRLL
- a CDS encoding PstS family phosphate ABC transporter substrate-binding protein translates to MTQKNETPALIASLLITGGLIGGGIWWFTNRSGFNLTQINNSSPQSTATNNANSQTSNTDWSSVQNVPSGIFNYGGSTSWAPIRLSVDSALQAARPEFRLRYIDPAGSAASSTSGIRMLIDGQIQVAQSSRPVMTQEQQEAQQKGFSLREIPIAIDGLAIAVNPSLNIPGLTFDQLRGIYTGQLTNWKQVGGTDLPITPFSRDAKSGGTVELFIEQVLNKQSFAPSVQIVSTTTEALRKLGSTPGGIYFASAPEVVPQCTVRPIPISRGSQFVSPYQEPLATCPTRNQLNTGAFQDGTYPLTRNLSVIVKQNNGTEQKAGEAYANLLLSAPAQDAIAKAGFVRIR
- a CDS encoding NAD(P)H-quinone oxidoreductase subunit N, yielding MALLTTGGQLIKDLETHGAIAAYVPLEGGFEGRYRRRIRSAGYKSLSITARGLGDVAAYLTGVHGVRPAHLGKKSTGSGAAVGYTYFIPPIVTTQIEQLPPKSKGLLLWIIEGHILSSQELEYLANLPKIEPRVKVVIEVGGERYFRWQPLAQVIAA
- a CDS encoding MinD/ParA family protein; the protein is MPKTVILHAYRGGSGTSSLTANLAILLAMRGARVGVIDADLYTPGLHLLFGITGESLNRTFNAAYLQNGQPIAELAYDATHFLSDRGRLFIVPSSATLPVLTQTLKESYDPMQLRQGSRQLIRALDLDYLLIDTYPGIDAPWMTVADLVLLVMRPDQQDFQGTAMIATALKGFGGSVRVILNQVADRSQSQSLKDQVERAYRLPVAGVFEWTKEVAQTGSSRLFCLQYPEHPFTIALRSLVVQIVSN
- a CDS encoding MFS transporter, which gives rise to MNSAISLHQKTLWLITIACTISIGSLYYNQPLLALISTDLQISVSDVSAVPTLTQIGYAIGLLLFVPLGDRIDRRKLIVGLSGLNAIALILAALSPSLFGLLTASCAIGLTAVVPQLLIPFAAQLADAEQRGRIVGTVMSGLLVGIILGRVAGGLVGGSLGWRSMFWIAAALMITLGIVLLKQLPFTVPSAINISYFGLLRSLPLLLSEHAALRTRSIAGAVLFASYSGFWAVLPFLLERPPFEFHSEVAGLFGLVGMISATASPWLGRMTDRTSPRLTLKIAIGLFAIALLILCQFYTTLWGLILGAVLLDLGTQTGQISNKAKIYSLPIEFHNRLTTIYMVIFFTGGAIGSWLFAYGLRFTS
- a CDS encoding antibiotic biosynthesis monooxygenase is translated as MEKDSPMGSLFRRQFSAIALSILLSLMILIGFPARAEAMKALKAIAFDPGATAVNVAAIYETTPTTQKSTMKSLKSTNKALKKAPGFAGSAMLQGDDGTRFIVLSQWQDLASYQAAIATPTAESSKETNTEKATAIAPSRTVVFEISKAQTAREGLVPAVKGKQAVVEFSEFKLKAPEDQAKIVASAEKLIPATLLKQPAPQSVVLLNSTDSTDVALMANWNCTADFAEGEKPAAFDALDAEVAALVDVDEHLYNVVGIMPAEVKKPKESEES
- a CDS encoding YoaK family protein; this translates as MTVTLPEKESFSLSAFLIRDNPARFLLSWVAGFVDTAAFIVLFGIFTAHVTGNIALAGSAFASSEPQTTALRLSMLPIFMLSVVCTSLLARLARKKGWDVLTVLLSAEAIALGLFMVVGLQYSGTLIIDAQSDLIFPIAVSGVIAMGIQNALMKEAASAFTGYFPTTVMTGNFTQFTIDLVHYFSAKLSEQTEETKTEAEDAIVKIKRVAPLLVGFFLGGTGAAYFVPSAEFWSLSMPLLIVSMMAVAAYIQAGVKAQSV
- a CDS encoding glycosyltransferase produces the protein MNSPLIPDGVSTALASTLQPNVSIVVPIYNEVESIPRLIDAIATHLGNAALTYEIICVDDGSRDGSDALLKQLAHARNDLKAVILRRNYGQTPAMAAGFGQAIGKVIITLDGDLQNDPSDIPMLLEKLDEGYDLVSGWRKNRQDASLTRVLPSKIANWLIGQVTGVRLHDYGCSLKAYRSELVADMNLYGELHRFLPALAFIEGARIAEVPVKHHSRQFGKSKYGLDRTFRVVMDLLTVSFMRKFLTRPMHVFGLFGLVSLLSGMSIGLYLAILKLGFGEEIGQRPLLILAVVLFLAGLNLFSFGLLAEISMRTYHESQGRPIYRVREVVGKKESVR
- the ybaK gene encoding Cys-tRNA(Pro) deacylase encodes the protein MKTNAARILDNLGIAYELREYEVDPDNLAAESVAQKIGLPPEQVFKTLVARGDRNGICLAVIGGNMQLDLKALAKLTGDRKIETVPLKEVQPLTGYIRGGVTALACKKDYPVYVDELIELFDVISISAGMRGLQILLAPSDYLRAVKGTIGAIAQDKSAT
- a CDS encoding transporter substrate-binding domain-containing protein; translated protein: MTIPRRFVLQTGASFLVTAGFQGCIQTAQTQQSTFKVSQTLADRVQRRGYLKVATEDDYPPFEFLVNGKPTGFDHELLARFRQVVPFQIQQEIMAWQGLLPGVGEGKYDVALTAVGVTDDRAKFLDFTMPIAESTIAYIKRKDDASITGVKSLSGKVLGVQQGGVSQAAVPDLEAELKKQGGTLGTVKQYRGFSEAYQDLISKKLDAVLHNIVSLSVLVSEKPAIFELGERVSRKSYAAWAVKKGDRELLALLNQFLQQQRDQGEMRKLQQDWFKLTFDNLPQEPLLPGDRPIAS